From Rudanella lutea DSM 19387, a single genomic window includes:
- a CDS encoding AraC family transcriptional regulator, translated as MKALFEKVTIGEQSSLLVKQVRMPQFDAPWHYHPEYELTCIVRSSGKRFVGDHIGAFDADDLVLVGPNLPHFWRNDDMLPAEAPAEAVVVQFPATFEDTILKHLPEAEAICQMLKRAQYGLRFSAATSGRVRPHMEQLLHRQGMDRLLAFLTLLNELSRDTDFVLLASDGYQLSVSEAETERMKRVLDYMLSHFKGEISIDQIASVAGMAPAAFCRYFRRRTSKSFVEYLNELRISHARKLLAQADLSVGQVALECGFNNISHFHRQFRLHTNTTPLKYQIAARNRLPRRQQADKWPA; from the coding sequence ATGAAAGCACTTTTTGAGAAGGTTACGATTGGCGAGCAGAGCTCTCTGCTGGTAAAGCAGGTGCGCATGCCTCAGTTCGATGCCCCCTGGCACTACCACCCGGAGTACGAGCTAACCTGTATTGTCCGAAGCAGCGGCAAACGGTTTGTGGGCGATCATATCGGCGCTTTCGACGCCGACGATCTGGTGCTGGTGGGCCCAAACCTACCGCATTTCTGGCGTAACGATGACATGCTACCGGCCGAGGCCCCCGCCGAAGCCGTTGTTGTTCAGTTTCCGGCTACGTTTGAAGATACCATCCTGAAACACCTGCCCGAGGCCGAAGCGATTTGCCAAATGCTCAAACGGGCGCAGTACGGGCTACGCTTTTCGGCGGCAACATCGGGGCGAGTGCGCCCGCACATGGAGCAGTTGCTTCACCGGCAGGGGATGGACCGGCTGCTCGCTTTTCTGACGTTGCTCAACGAACTCAGCCGCGACACCGATTTTGTGTTGCTCGCGAGCGATGGGTATCAGCTCTCAGTGAGCGAGGCCGAAACCGAACGCATGAAACGGGTTCTCGACTATATGCTGAGCCATTTTAAGGGTGAGATCAGCATTGACCAGATTGCCTCAGTAGCGGGCATGGCTCCGGCGGCCTTCTGCCGGTATTTCCGTCGGCGTACCAGCAAATCTTTTGTCGAATACCTCAACGAACTCCGAATCAGCCACGCCCGCAAACTTCTGGCGCAGGCCGACCTGAGCGTGGGGCAGGTAGCCCTTGAATGCGGCTTCAACAACATTTCGCACTTCCACCGGCAGTTTCGGCTCCATACCAATACCACCCCGCTCAAGTACCAGATTGCCGCCCGAAACCGGCTTCCCCGCCGTCAGCAGGCCGACAAATGGCCCGCATGA
- a CDS encoding phytanoyl-CoA dioxygenase family protein encodes MIVQTDKKALLEELNTPYQVPAEAIDTYRTKGYVKLKQVLSPAVLEYYGSIISEQVVRLNTLTKPMEERTTYERAFLQIMNLWREDDEVKEFVFSRRLAQIATDLMEVNGVRLYHDQALYKEPSGGITPWHADQFYWPLASPKTITVWIPLQETPMQMGPLAFAEGSQHVEIGRDIEISDDSERILSDELQRQNFPMNDTPFDLGEVSYHAGWTFHRAGPNTSDRPRKVMTMIYMDQDQVVMQPRNSYQVADLAAWLDNAPVGSKPSSYLNPVLFSY; translated from the coding sequence ATGATTGTTCAAACGGATAAAAAGGCACTTTTGGAGGAGTTGAACACCCCCTATCAGGTACCGGCCGAAGCCATCGACACGTATCGCACCAAAGGGTATGTGAAGCTCAAGCAGGTACTGAGTCCGGCTGTGCTGGAGTATTATGGGTCTATTATTAGTGAGCAGGTTGTTCGGCTCAACACACTCACCAAGCCCATGGAGGAGCGTACCACGTATGAGCGAGCTTTTTTGCAGATCATGAACCTCTGGCGCGAAGACGACGAGGTAAAGGAGTTTGTGTTTTCGCGTCGGTTGGCCCAAATCGCTACGGATCTGATGGAAGTGAACGGTGTGCGGCTTTACCACGATCAGGCTTTGTACAAAGAGCCGTCGGGGGGGATTACGCCCTGGCATGCCGATCAGTTTTACTGGCCACTGGCTTCGCCCAAGACCATTACTGTCTGGATTCCGTTGCAGGAAACGCCCATGCAGATGGGCCCCCTGGCTTTTGCCGAAGGGAGTCAGCACGTTGAAATTGGGCGCGACATTGAAATTAGTGACGATAGTGAGCGGATTTTATCGGACGAATTGCAACGGCAAAATTTTCCGATGAACGACACGCCCTTTGACCTGGGGGAGGTGAGCTATCATGCCGGCTGGACGTTCCACCGGGCCGGGCCTAACACCTCCGACCGGCCCCGGAAAGTAATGACCATGATTTACATGGATCAGGATCAGGTGGTTATGCAGCCTCGCAACAGCTATCAGGTGGCCGATTTGGCGGCCTGGCTCGACAATGCGCCGGTAGGTAGCAAACCGAGTAGTTATCTGAACCCCGTATTATTTAGCTATTAA